The following coding sequences lie in one Klebsiella huaxiensis genomic window:
- the ssuD gene encoding FMNH2-dependent alkanesulfonate monooxygenase: protein MTQKTDDKINVFWFLPTHGDGRYLGTAEGGRPVDLPYLQQVALAADSLGYYGVLIPTGKSCEDSWLVASALAPLTRRLRYLVAVRPGLQPPTLAARMATTLDRLSGGRLLINVVTGGDPVENKGDGIFLSHGERYQVTREFLDVYSRLLKGEKVDYHGEHIHVEGAEVLFPPVQENGPPLYFGGSSEDAIDVAADQIDTYLTWGEPPALVAEKLAVVRERAAARGRTLQYGIRLHVIVRETEEEAWAAADRLISHLDDETIAQAQKIFARMDSTGQSRMSALHKGSRDNLRIAPNLWAGVGLVRGGAGTALVGNPQQVAERIREYQALGITNFIFSGYPHLEEAHRFADLVMPLLPLAGHDQPKARSVNTGPFGETIGGDKRPVKQVSAS from the coding sequence ATGACGCAAAAAACCGACGATAAAATCAATGTATTCTGGTTCCTGCCCACCCACGGCGATGGTCGCTACCTGGGTACCGCAGAGGGCGGACGCCCGGTTGATTTGCCTTACCTGCAGCAGGTGGCGCTGGCGGCCGACAGCCTCGGCTACTACGGTGTGCTGATCCCAACCGGGAAAAGCTGCGAAGACTCCTGGCTGGTAGCCTCGGCGCTGGCGCCGTTGACTCGTCGCCTGCGCTATCTGGTCGCCGTCCGGCCGGGGCTGCAGCCGCCGACGCTGGCGGCAAGAATGGCGACCACCCTCGACCGCCTGTCGGGTGGTCGTCTGCTGATTAACGTCGTTACCGGCGGTGACCCGGTGGAGAACAAAGGCGACGGTATATTCCTCAGCCATGGCGAACGCTATCAGGTGACCCGCGAATTTCTCGACGTCTACTCCCGTTTGCTGAAAGGCGAAAAGGTGGACTATCACGGCGAGCATATCCACGTTGAGGGCGCGGAAGTGCTGTTTCCTCCGGTGCAGGAAAACGGCCCGCCGCTCTATTTTGGCGGTTCTTCTGAAGATGCCATCGATGTCGCCGCTGACCAAATCGATACTTACCTGACCTGGGGCGAGCCGCCCGCGCTGGTGGCCGAAAAGCTGGCGGTGGTGCGCGAGCGCGCCGCCGCCCGTGGACGCACGCTGCAATACGGTATTCGTCTGCACGTGATTGTTCGTGAAACCGAAGAAGAGGCGTGGGCCGCCGCCGATCGCCTGATATCTCATCTCGATGACGAGACTATCGCCCAGGCGCAGAAAATTTTTGCCCGTATGGATTCTACCGGACAGTCGCGGATGAGCGCGTTGCATAAAGGTTCGCGCGACAATCTGCGCATTGCGCCAAACCTGTGGGCGGGCGTGGGGTTAGTACGCGGCGGGGCAGGGACGGCGCTGGTTGGCAACCCACAGCAGGTGGCGGAACGCATTCGTGAATATCAGGCGCTCGGCATTACCAACTTTATCTTCTCTGGCTATCCGCATCTGGAAGAGGCGCATCGCTTCGCCGATCTGGTGATGCCGTTGCTGCCGCTGGCAGGTCATGACCAGCCGAAGGCGCGTAGCGTGAATACCGGCCCGTTCGGTGAAACTATCGGCGGCGACAAGCGTCCGGTAAAACAGGTTAGCGCAAGCTGA